The Mesotoga sp. Brook.08.105.5.1 DNA segment GAAGGACCTTCAGTCCTCAAGATTTCGGCCAATCCAGGGCTCTATAATAGCAGAGAGGCAAGAAGATGGGTATTAAACGGGAGACTGGCTCCGGAGTTTGCTTTCCCCATAGAAGTTGAGTGGGTGAAGTCCAGAAACAACAGATTAGAGACATTTCAGGTAGTAGATTGTTGGAGGTTGAAAGATGATTCGGCTCATTGTGATTGATCTGGATGGTACTCTCCTCGACAGCGAGAAGAAGATCCCACTTGAAAACGAGTATGCGATAAGACGAGCTCTGGATATGGGTGTAGCAGTCTCCATATCCACCGGAAGAAGCTATGTTTCGGGCCACAAATACGCCGAGCAACTTGGCATAGACGTACCCATTTCTTATCAGAATGGCGCTCTAGTGACGTACGGTCACGGAGAGAATACTGAAGTAATTTCAAAATCACTTCTTGAAGCGGACAAAGCAAGATTCCTGTTCAAAAAGGCTTTGGAGAAATCCCTTAACGCTCTTGTCTTCTTCGATTTCTTCAGACTTCCGGATATTTCCACCACCAAACCTTCAGATTCTCCATACAGAGGATACTACAGTAACAACAGATATAGGATGATGTTTGAAGATAATCCGCTAATGCGGATCAAGGATGAAGGTATTCCTGAAATCGCTCTTGAAGGCAAAGAAGACAGAATTCAGGAGCTTCTCAATGAATCGAATTCTCACCTCGAGAACGTAACCGTTATCAAGAACGACAATGTTGAAGAGCACGCCTTCTACGAGTTTTTCGGACCAGGTGTGGGAAAGGAAAATGGCCTGATACATATACTGGAATATCTTGGGCTGAGCTGGAGAAGCGTCGCATATATTGGCGACAATTTCAATGATGTTGAGATACTGAAGAAGGCCGAATTACCCGTGGTAATGGCAAATGGACCGGACGAGGTGAAGCGGTACGCAAAACTGGTGACTGAAAGAGATAACGATAACGGTGGTGTGGCAGAGGCAATAGAGAGAATCCTGGCAACCAGGGGTGAGCGATAGTGGCCTTAGTTCTCCTTTCAGCAGTCCTTACTGCGCTTTCGATGCCCGGCATGCTTTGGGGTTACTTGATTTGGGTTGCACTTATCCCGTTCTTCATCTCCATGAAGGAAGTAACTCCGCTGAAGGGAGCTTTGAAGGCCTTTGTCTGGGGTTTCGTCTATCTGCTCATAACCCACTACTGGGAACTACCTGTCCTAACCGTGAATGTTCCGGAAGTCTTGAACTCATTCCCGAACTTCATCGGAATAGTAGTATATTTCCTGATGGGTGTAGTAATCGCAGTTCCCTTCCTTGCTTTCGGTTTCATCTACGGGTTGTATCAAAGGTTCTTCGAAAGGTATCCTGTACTTCTCAGCCTATTTGCCGCATCGTTTTTCACAGTCACAGAGCATCTCAGGGAGATAGGCCCACTCGGATTCACGAACGGAAGGCTATCTGACGCTCTTCTAAACGAACAGCTGGGAATAGCTCAGCTTCTTGCGGTTGGTGGACCGCTACTCCTTGTCTTCATAATAGTCTTTGTCAACCACTACTTGTCTCATCTCTTCATGGAACGCACAAGAGACAGAGCCTTATTGATTGTCATTTCTGTCGCTTTCGTGGCTCTTGCGAATGCCGCGATGAGTAGTTTTGTGCCTATTCCGCATTCTTCCGATAAATATGAAAGCACACTTTACGCGCTTCAAACAAATATCTCCATGCACATGAAGTATTACCAGCCTCCCGACGAGACCTTGAGAGTGGTCTCGAGAGCGCTGAGAGAAATTCCCGAAGGTTCCGTAGTAATCTTGCCGGAAGCAACTTTCATGAGCGATATAAGAAGTAATTCAACCGGCTCGCAGCTTCAACAGATTGCAAGCGAACGCAACTTAAGGATTTTGGTGGGATTTCCCACATACAACGATAACAACTACAATCAGGTTAGGTTTGTAGATGGAGAGGGCTTCTCAGATGAATTCTACGCTAAAGTCCAGCTCACTCCCTTTGTTGAGTTTCTCCCATGGCCAAGAGTATTTGGACTCTTCAGTTTTCTCAAGTTCCTCGACTACTTCGATCCAGGCCAACAATTCACAATCTTTTCCGTAGATGAGCACAGGATAGGAGCACAAATCTGTTTCGACTCTCTATACAGCAATGTCTCGCGAAATCTCACTCGCAACGGTGCAACAGTGATCGTCATTGCCACAAACGACGGTTGGTTCAATATATCGACGGCTCTTCAACAACATCTATCAAAAAGCATCGCCAGAGCAATAGAAAACAGAAGATATGTGATTCAGGTATCCAACACCGGGATTTCAGCGGTAATCGATCCCTATGGCAGGATTGTAAAGCGACTGCCCACTTCGAAGGAACTGACGGCCGAGTATGTTGTTGGCGAATTCCAGTATCTTCCGAGGGTAACGACCACCCTATATACTAGGTTTGGGAACTGGTTCTTCTGGTTCTCTCTTCTTCTAGGAATAGCTTTAATAATACTTGGAGGTGTTGTTCTTTGAATTACCGTGAGAGAGCAAAAAAAATCCTCGAGACCCTCAACAGAGTTATTGTTGTGGGTTTCTCAAAGAATCCGGAAAAGGCGGCTAACTACGTTCCTACATATCTTATTGAAAAGGGGTATCGCGTGATACCTGTTAATCCGAGCATGGAAGAATACAGCGGCCTAAAAGTATACCCGGATCTTGAATCAGTCGTGGCCGACGGAATAGAGCTTGAAGTAGTTGACATCTTTAGACCCTCTGAGGAGGCGGAATCAGTCGCCTTGAAGGCCATAGAGCTGGGAGCAAAGGCTGTTTGGCTGCAGAAGGGTATAACGAGTGAAAAGGCTGCAAAGGCTGCCGCAGAAAAGGGAGTTCTTTACGTAGAAGACCTGTGCATGTTCGAGGAACATAGGAGAATATCGCTGTGACGCAAGTTCCGTACTTGGTAGCGGGCGCGGCCCAGGGCGTCGGAAAGAGCTCTTAAACGTCGTACGAGTTAGCTGGTGCGGGGTAGGGGTAGATGATGGTGGTTGGCCTGAAGCAAGAGCGAGAGCTAGAACTTGGTCATTCAGAAAACAAATGAAAGTTATGCAATCAGACGCAACGGACTTTGTCGATGATGCCTTGGCACACCCTGGCAAGAATCCGGCATTTGAAAGTCCATGATAGAGATCATTGGTTCTCGTTTGAGGGATGAACTCTGGAAACATAGACCGTGATGCTGAAACAATTTCGCATGCGGCAATAGCGGGTATAGGGTATTAGGTCTGGGCGGTTCGGTGAACAGAAGCGGTCAACCCCTTGAGCGATTCTTGAGAAACCGCGGTTGGTGGTTGCAGCGGTAGGAAAGAGCAAAGTGAAACAGGCTGACCGTTGAATGGTTCTCCGTTTGCCAAGAAAAGCATCAGTTGGAAGTTCCAAGTTGCAAGTTGTAAGAAAAAGCAAGAGACCGGGGTTGGGGGTAGGAAAGAACGAGAGAACCTGGTTGACCGTTGAACGGTTCTCCGAGGAGAACCCGTTGTTCGTTCCAGAGCGAGTATCTGTTCTTCGTTCTTGGTGAAGATCATAATGCAGGAGCAAGAAGATCATAACCAGGAACCTCAAGCAGAAGCATTTTGGGGCAGGCTCTGCAGGTTGATTGCTTTTTTGAATCCTTCCCTGTGAAGCATGCATTACGACCTGGCGTGATCTTCGCCACCCTTGCGTCCGCCGATGTTCTTTGGCCCATTGCTTCTCGCGATGTTCTTCCCGGAGAACGGCTCTTACAGCGTTAAGCGGTTCTTCCAGCGACCAGCGGTTTTTTTCTTAAGCGTGCAGCTGCTCTTTCGAAGGACAGGTCCTCGCTCCTGGACGGCGAACGGACAACGTCTCTTTCGCTCTTCTTCTGAACCAAGAACAAAGCTCCTAGCTCTGGAACGAAGAACTTGGGCGCAACGCGCCGGAACCGATCTTCCGATACTATCGGAGAACGGCGAACCGCTGACGGTCAACGTGGTTTTTCATCAGCGCTCAGCGTTCAGCGGTTCTTAGCCCGCGAAGCGGAATTGGCCTTTGCTAAGCAAAGACTGGCCAGGCGGAGCCGGACTGGCCACTGAAGGTGACTGGCTCTTTCTTTTGCCTCCTGGCGCGGAAGCGCCAGCACCACTTCCCCGGACGTTTCTCCGGGCATCGCTTCCTGCGCAGCAGCATCACTTCTCGACGAAGTCGGACTCGCCTCCTGCCGAAGGCAGCCTTGCGTCCGCCGATGTTTTCGGCGCATTGCGTACCCGGGGCAGCGCGCAGTAGGCGTCTGCCTCACTTAATCATACAAGACTCTCTCCCTGAACTCTTCAACCAGCTCCGGAGAGTTGTTGGCAACGAGAACATTGGGATCTAGAAGGTCAAGAGGTTCCTTAAGACAGCTTCCAACGAAGCCACCGGCTTCCTTCACCAGCAGGACTCCGCTGGCAACATCCCATGCCTTGAGTTTCTCTTCCCAGAATATATCTGCTCTGCCGGCTGCAACGTAGGCAAAGTCAAGACACGCGCTTCCCGTTATACGAACGCCTCTACATATCTTTATCGCTCGATTAATTCTCCTCGTAATTCTCTCAAAAGACGTCTCGGATGAGTACTGAAGGCCAACATGACTTGTAGCTTCTCGAAGCTCTTTTGTTTTGCTAACCCAAATCCGTTTATTGTTTAAGTAGGCACCCTGACCCTCAATTGCATGGAATGTCTCCTTCCGGTTGTGATCATAGGTAACTGCCAATACGACACGATTTTCTGTGTACAGAGCAATCTGTGTCGAATAGTGAGGATTTGACTTCGAGAAGTTTGTCGTGCCGTCCACAGGATCAACTATCCACATTGTTGAGGATCTAACATCTGGTCCCGACTCTTCTCCGAGATACGCAGCATCCGGGAAGAGATTGTGAAGAAACGACTTGAGATTTTCTTCTATCTCGAGATCAACCGAGGTAACAATGTCCTTGTACCCGGACTTTCGTTCAACCGAAAACTCTTCCTTCGAGACCTTCCTCCATAGTTCAGGAAGATAAGCTCTGATTTTCCTGCTGAAGGTATTGAGAAGCAGATTATCCACGCAGCTTCACACCAATCTCTTCAGTCTCTTTTAAAACCAACTCGATTAGAGAGTTTATCTCTTCGTCGGTAAGGGTCTTTTCGAAAGATTCAAAAGCTAGAGTAACTGTTATGCTCCTGTATCCATGTTCAATGCCTTTTCCTTCATACAGGTCGGAAACCCTTACTTCGTTGAAAAAGGTTCCTTCTAGAGTATTGGTTATCAGCTTTTCAAGCTGCCCATAGTCTATAGAGTAAGGAACAAGGAACGAGAGATCTCTGAAGACTCTTGGGAATGGAGAGATTTTCTTTACTCCGGAAAACTCTTTCATCATGCTTTCAATTAAGGTTACGTTGAGTTCTGCAATAAACACTTCACCGCTTTTGATTTCGTAAAGAGAATCGGCTATTGCTGGATCTACAGCACCAAGGAAGCCCGCTCTTGCACCCTCAATCTCTACAGAGACTGCTTTCCCTCTTTCGAGCCAAGGGGCTGATGAAGGCTTGTACGCAGGAGTTAAACCGTAAAGTGAGAAGAACTCGTCGATTATTCCCTTGATAGTGAAGAAGTCGATTACCCTCTTGTCGGAATAATCCTGTGGATTCTCTCTTCCTGTAGCCACAAAACCTAACGCAGTTGTTTCGCACTGCTTCTCAAGTGGATTGAAAACCGAAGCTATCTCGAAAAGCTTGATATCTCTGTTCTGTCTTCTGAAATTGTAGGATGCCGCAGCTAAGAGATTATAGACTAGCGATGGCCTCAAGACAGCCATATCCATCGACAGCGGGTTCCTCAAAGCGATGCAATCGACTCCTTTGTTTACTTTTGCAATCTCTTCGGGATTTACGAAACTGTATGTGACAACCTCGTCGAAACCATTTGCGACCATCAGATCCTTAAGTCTCTTCTGCCTCTTCAAAGACTCCGGTACGCCAGCCGAGATGGGGAAAATCCTGGGCAGTTCGTTTACTATCCTGTCGTAGCCGTAGATTCTGCCGATCTCTTCAACAAGATCAATTTCCAGTTTTGTGTCGTATGCTCGAAAAGCAGGTGGTTTTACCTTCCAGCCATCATCTGTGCGCTCGACTGAAAACTCCAGGCTTTCAAGTATTCTGCCGATCTTCTCTGGCGGAACTGCTCCTCCAAGTCTCTCACTTACGTACGACTCTCTTAGCTTTATATGCTGAAGCTCGGGCACCCTTCCGGCATCGACGATGTTCGAACCTACGTTTGCGCTACAGAGCTGCTTCATTAGATCGGCCAGTCGTCTTATCACGTAAATCGAATCTTCGTAGTCTATACCTCTCTCAAATCTGTACGAACTGTCTGTAGAGATCCCAAGCTTCCTTGCAGTCTTTCGGATTCTCACGGGATCAAACACGGCAACCTCTAGCAGAACTCTTTTCGTAGTTGAATAGACTCCCGATTCCTCACCACCCATAACTCCCGCAAGGGCTAGAGGGGTTTCGCCATTTGTGATCAGCATATCATTGTTATCAAGCTCCACGGTTTTTCCGTCGAGGAGTTCCAGCTTTTCTCCGTTTCTTGCCTTGCGAACAACTATTTCGGTTGATCCAATCTTCTCCACGTCGAATGCGTGAACAGGATGACCGGTCTCAAGCATCACGTAATTCGTTATATCCACTACGTTGTTTATCGGCCTGAGACCTGCCGCAACCAGTCTCTTCTTCATCCAGAGAGGAGACTCGCCGATTTTCACATGGTCCACCAGAAGGGCCGTGTATCTGATACAGCCATTGTCGTTCAGCTTCACCTTCAGAAAAGGATCATCTCCGGTCTGAATCGACTCATCCACTTCAGGTCTCGTGATCTTCTTTTCAAAGATCGCACCTAGTTCTCTCGCCAATCCAACGACAGAGAGACAGTCTCCCCGGTTGGCCGTCAATTCCACTTCGACCACCGGCGAGTCGAGCCCAAGCAGTTCAACCACGGAATCCCCCGGTCGACCTTCTTCAAGTCTCAATATAGTAAGTGATTTGTCCTCCAGACCTAACTCCTCAAGAGAAAGAAACATTCCTTCCGATTCAACTCCAAGGAACTCCTTTTTCTCGATCTTCATTCCTGAAAGAGAGGAGCCTTCAGGCAACACGGCGACTGTTTCGCCTTTCTTGACAGTCAAGTCTGCTGTAACCACAGTTATCTTACGAGCACCGATGTCAATCTCGGTTATTTGAAGCCTTTCACTCTCAGGGTGAATACCTGTTGAAACAATCCTTCCCACCAATGCTCCCTCGACATAACTCCAGGGATACTCAACACCTGCAACTTCAGTACCGCTCAGCGATAAGCTATTGCCGAGTTCCTCAGGGGATTTGTCGCTTATATCAATGAAGTCACCAAGCCATTCGAGATACAGTCTCATATTACAGCCCTCCTGTAACCCCTAAGGAAGCGTCTATCGTTCCGAAGAAGGTCCCTGATGTCTTCAAGATCGTACTTCAGCATCGCAATTCTCTCAAGACCCGTTCCGGCAGCAAAACCACTCCAGACTTCAGGATCGTATCCTACGCTCTTAAATACGTTCGGATGTACCATGCCTGCTCCAAGGATCTCTAGCCATCCACTGCCTCCACAACTTCTGCAGCCTTCTCCGTTGCAGATCCCGCAACTCACATCGACTTCAAAGCTCGGCTCCGTAAACGGGAAGAAGCTGGGACGTAATCTGATCTTCCTGTTATCGCCAAAGAGCCTCTTGACAAAATGGTCTAGCGAGCCCTTCAAATGGCTGACCGATACTCCCTTATCCACGAACAGGATCTCAAACTGATGGAACATAGGAAGATGAGTAGCGTCGGGAGTGTCCTTTCTATAGCAGGTCCCAGGCGCGAATATCGCGAGAGGCGGGTTTCTTGACT contains these protein-coding regions:
- a CDS encoding Cof-type HAD-IIB family hydrolase, producing MIRLIVIDLDGTLLDSEKKIPLENEYAIRRALDMGVAVSISTGRSYVSGHKYAEQLGIDVPISYQNGALVTYGHGENTEVISKSLLEADKARFLFKKALEKSLNALVFFDFFRLPDISTTKPSDSPYRGYYSNNRYRMMFEDNPLMRIKDEGIPEIALEGKEDRIQELLNESNSHLENVTVIKNDNVEEHAFYEFFGPGVGKENGLIHILEYLGLSWRSVAYIGDNFNDVEILKKAELPVVMANGPDEVKRYAKLVTERDNDNGGVAEAIERILATRGER
- a CDS encoding CoA-binding protein, with the protein product MNYRERAKKILETLNRVIVVGFSKNPEKAANYVPTYLIEKGYRVIPVNPSMEEYSGLKVYPDLESVVADGIELEVVDIFRPSEEAESVALKAIELGAKAVWLQKGITSEKAAKAAAEKGVLYVEDLCMFEEHRRISL
- the lnt gene encoding apolipoprotein N-acyltransferase — encoded protein: MALVLLSAVLTALSMPGMLWGYLIWVALIPFFISMKEVTPLKGALKAFVWGFVYLLITHYWELPVLTVNVPEVLNSFPNFIGIVVYFLMGVVIAVPFLAFGFIYGLYQRFFERYPVLLSLFAASFFTVTEHLREIGPLGFTNGRLSDALLNEQLGIAQLLAVGGPLLLVFIIVFVNHYLSHLFMERTRDRALLIVISVAFVALANAAMSSFVPIPHSSDKYESTLYALQTNISMHMKYYQPPDETLRVVSRALREIPEGSVVILPEATFMSDIRSNSTGSQLQQIASERNLRILVGFPTYNDNNYNQVRFVDGEGFSDEFYAKVQLTPFVEFLPWPRVFGLFSFLKFLDYFDPGQQFTIFSVDEHRIGAQICFDSLYSNVSRNLTRNGATVIVIATNDGWFNISTALQQHLSKSIARAIENRRYVIQVSNTGISAVIDPYGRIVKRLPTSKELTAEYVVGEFQYLPRVTTTLYTRFGNWFFWFSLLLGIALIILGGVVL
- a CDS encoding inositol monophosphatase family protein, translating into MDNLLLNTFSRKIRAYLPELWRKVSKEEFSVERKSGYKDIVTSVDLEIEENLKSFLHNLFPDAAYLGEESGPDVRSSTMWIVDPVDGTTNFSKSNPHYSTQIALYTENRVVLAVTYDHNRKETFHAIEGQGAYLNNKRIWVSKTKELREATSHVGLQYSSETSFERITRRINRAIKICRGVRITGSACLDFAYVAAGRADIFWEEKLKAWDVASGVLLVKEAGGFVGSCLKEPLDLLDPNVLVANNSPELVEEFRERVLYD
- the pheT gene encoding phenylalanine--tRNA ligase subunit beta, whose amino-acid sequence is MRLYLEWLGDFIDISDKSPEELGNSLSLSGTEVAGVEYPWSYVEGALVGRIVSTGIHPESERLQITEIDIGARKITVVTADLTVKKGETVAVLPEGSSLSGMKIEKKEFLGVESEGMFLSLEELGLEDKSLTILRLEEGRPGDSVVELLGLDSPVVEVELTANRGDCLSVVGLARELGAIFEKKITRPEVDESIQTGDDPFLKVKLNDNGCIRYTALLVDHVKIGESPLWMKKRLVAAGLRPINNVVDITNYVMLETGHPVHAFDVEKIGSTEIVVRKARNGEKLELLDGKTVELDNNDMLITNGETPLALAGVMGGEESGVYSTTKRVLLEVAVFDPVRIRKTARKLGISTDSSYRFERGIDYEDSIYVIRRLADLMKQLCSANVGSNIVDAGRVPELQHIKLRESYVSERLGGAVPPEKIGRILESLEFSVERTDDGWKVKPPAFRAYDTKLEIDLVEEIGRIYGYDRIVNELPRIFPISAGVPESLKRQKRLKDLMVANGFDEVVTYSFVNPEEIAKVNKGVDCIALRNPLSMDMAVLRPSLVYNLLAAASYNFRRQNRDIKLFEIASVFNPLEKQCETTALGFVATGRENPQDYSDKRVIDFFTIKGIIDEFFSLYGLTPAYKPSSAPWLERGKAVSVEIEGARAGFLGAVDPAIADSLYEIKSGEVFIAELNVTLIESMMKEFSGVKKISPFPRVFRDLSFLVPYSIDYGQLEKLITNTLEGTFFNEVRVSDLYEGKGIEHGYRSITVTLAFESFEKTLTDEEINSLIELVLKETEEIGVKLRG